A region of Deltaproteobacteria bacterium DNA encodes the following proteins:
- a CDS encoding HD domain-containing protein — translation MSDTGNQATSFWPKVIRDPIHNVITFENTETDQLLFRLVNCREFQRLRRIKQLGLSELVFPGANHSRFAHSIGVMHTARLFLNQIGNAGFTLTNDQKTVVLVSALLHDIGHGPFSHAFEKITRDKHERRTEEIIEDDSTEINKVLKEFDGDLPTRVAAFFQEDPTGENVGDIPPFFVHVVSSQFDADRCDYLLRDSHATGADYGKLDLRWLVDHLYVDETHNRIYLGRKAFYATEQYIFARYHMYQAVYFHKATRSAEVMLRLLFRRYKELLDAEDTLDKKSKIVEGASPALIKAFSGGLSLYDYLLLDDHTITEFLKCCEVCRDPIIKRLSSGLLHRHLYKCVDATGISRDNPDKVAEFREQAKEIVQKYIDAVDYGLASDTPADTPYKVYDPSDDNPATQIFVEDALGQIKLINHLSDQVNALRKKITQLRYYFPEKARTEILELTKSWKGGH, via the coding sequence GTCTTGTTAACTGTCGTGAATTTCAGCGCCTTCGCAGAATTAAACAATTGGGTCTGAGCGAACTGGTCTTCCCAGGGGCAAATCACAGTCGCTTTGCTCATTCGATTGGAGTGATGCACACAGCCAGACTATTCTTGAATCAAATTGGCAATGCCGGGTTTACTCTCACTAACGATCAGAAGACCGTTGTCTTAGTATCCGCACTTCTTCATGACATTGGACATGGACCATTCTCCCATGCGTTCGAGAAAATCACGAGAGACAAGCATGAGCGAAGAACCGAGGAAATCATCGAAGACGATTCCACAGAAATCAACAAAGTATTGAAAGAATTCGATGGCGATTTACCGACACGTGTTGCTGCGTTTTTTCAAGAGGATCCGACAGGCGAGAACGTCGGAGACATCCCTCCGTTTTTTGTTCACGTTGTAAGTAGCCAGTTCGATGCCGACCGGTGCGACTATCTTCTTCGTGATAGTCATGCTACTGGTGCAGATTATGGTAAACTCGATCTTAGATGGTTAGTTGACCATTTATATGTTGATGAGACTCATAATCGCATATACTTGGGAAGAAAAGCATTCTATGCCACAGAGCAATATATCTTTGCGCGGTACCACATGTACCAAGCAGTATACTTTCACAAAGCGACACGTTCAGCCGAGGTTATGCTTCGGCTTCTCTTTAGGCGTTACAAAGAGTTGCTTGACGCAGAGGATACACTGGACAAAAAATCCAAGATCGTCGAGGGAGCATCCCCAGCATTGATTAAGGCTTTTTCTGGAGGGTTGTCTTTATACGATTATTTGTTACTGGATGACCACACCATTACGGAGTTTCTTAAATGTTGCGAGGTCTGTAGGGATCCTATCATTAAGCGCCTATCAAGCGGTCTCCTTCACCGTCATCTCTATAAGTGCGTTGATGCCACTGGTATTAGCCGCGATAACCCGGATAAGGTTGCTGAATTCCGCGAGCAAGCTAAAGAGATAGTCCAAAAATACATTGATGCGGTGGACTATGGTCTTGCTTCAGATACTCCTGCGGATACTCCTTATAAAGTTTATGATCCGAGTGATGACAATCCTGCAACACAGATTTTTGTTGAAGATGCGCTCGGACAAATAAAATTGATTAACCATTTGTCAGATCAAGTCAATGCACTGCGAAAAAAGATAACCCAGCTTCGTTATTATTTTCCTGAAAAAGCGAGGACAGAAATACTTGAGCTAACGAAGTCCTGGAAAGGAGGTCACTAA